One genomic region from Cellulomonas fengjieae encodes:
- the cobA gene encoding uroporphyrinogen-III C-methyltransferase, whose product MTTMLGLQLTARRVLVVGGGPVAARRVQALLADAAEVVVVAPQVCEVLLDLHRWGLIEWRVREVEEADLDGAWLVHTATGDRSTDAAVLAWATARQTFCVDAGGADGSARTPATTQQGDVLLGVVSAGAPDPGRTVAVRDALAEHLREGRVDLRRRRTHPGRVVLVGGGPGDVGLLTLAGRRALAEADVVVTDRLGPVAVLDELAPGVEIVDVGKTPGHHPVPQHEICRLLVEHAQRGRVVVRLKGGDPFVYGRGGEEVLACRQAGVAVEVVPGVSSAFAAPAAAGIPLTHRGTVGAVHVMNGHDGWSSAALAGLRDGSCTVVVLMGVGTLAALAGEALDAGVDPTTPVALVEDGTLPGQRVTRAGLADVVDVAAAAGVRAPAVIVLGAVAAAGLLGPDGDTPRTAGASGPGATGTVTMAS is encoded by the coding sequence GTGACGACGATGCTGGGGCTGCAGCTGACCGCCCGGCGGGTGCTCGTCGTCGGTGGCGGCCCGGTGGCCGCGCGGCGGGTGCAGGCCCTGCTCGCCGACGCCGCCGAGGTGGTTGTGGTCGCTCCGCAGGTGTGCGAGGTCCTGCTGGACCTGCACCGCTGGGGGCTGATCGAGTGGCGGGTGCGTGAGGTGGAGGAGGCCGACCTGGACGGGGCCTGGCTGGTGCACACCGCGACCGGGGACCGGTCCACGGACGCGGCGGTGCTCGCGTGGGCGACGGCGCGGCAGACGTTCTGCGTCGACGCGGGCGGCGCGGACGGTTCGGCCCGGACACCGGCGACGACCCAGCAGGGCGACGTCCTGCTCGGGGTCGTCTCGGCGGGCGCACCCGATCCCGGGCGCACGGTCGCGGTCCGCGACGCGCTCGCGGAGCACCTGCGCGAGGGACGCGTCGACCTGCGCCGACGCCGGACGCACCCCGGCCGGGTGGTCCTGGTCGGCGGCGGGCCTGGAGACGTCGGCCTGCTCACCCTGGCGGGCCGCCGCGCCCTGGCCGAGGCCGACGTCGTGGTGACCGACCGGCTGGGTCCGGTCGCCGTGCTCGACGAGCTCGCGCCGGGCGTGGAGATCGTCGACGTCGGCAAGACACCCGGGCACCATCCGGTCCCGCAGCACGAGATCTGCCGGCTCCTGGTAGAGCACGCGCAGCGGGGCCGCGTCGTCGTCCGGCTGAAGGGCGGGGACCCGTTCGTGTACGGCCGGGGTGGCGAGGAGGTGCTGGCCTGCCGTCAGGCCGGGGTCGCCGTCGAGGTGGTGCCCGGCGTGAGCAGCGCGTTCGCCGCGCCCGCCGCCGCGGGGATCCCCTTGACGCACCGCGGCACGGTCGGCGCCGTGCACGTGATGAACGGTCACGACGGCTGGTCGTCGGCGGCGCTCGCCGGTCTGCGGGACGGGTCGTGCACGGTCGTGGTCCTGATGGGCGTGGGCACGCTGGCCGCGCTCGCCGGCGAGGCGCTCGACGCGGGGGTCGACCCGACGACGCCCGTCGCGCTGGTCGAGGACGGCACCCTGCCCGGTCAGCGCGTCACGCGTGCCGGCCTCGCCGACGTGGTCGACGTCGCCGCCGCGGCCGGTGTGCGGGCCCCGGCGGTGATCGTCCTGGGCGCGGTGGCCGCCGCCGGCCTGCTCGGGCCCGACGGTGACACGCCCCGCACGGCGGGCGCGTCGGGCCCGGGGGCCACGGGGACCGTCACAATGGCGTCGTGA
- the nirD gene encoding nitrite reductase small subunit NirD, whose amino-acid sequence MTALETSVWTAVCALADLAPERGAAALLGDDQVALFRLLDDSVLAVQQHDPFSDAHVISRGIVGSRHVGELEVPTVASPMYKQVFDLTTGRCLDVAGKAPVRGAAPDLRTWPVRVRDGLVEVGT is encoded by the coding sequence GTGACCGCGCTCGAGACATCCGTGTGGACCGCCGTCTGTGCCCTGGCCGACCTGGCGCCCGAGCGTGGTGCCGCGGCGCTGCTCGGCGATGACCAGGTCGCCCTGTTTCGCCTGCTCGACGACTCCGTGCTGGCCGTCCAGCAGCATGACCCGTTCAGTGACGCGCACGTCATCTCGCGGGGGATCGTCGGGTCCCGGCACGTCGGCGAGCTCGAGGTCCCGACGGTCGCGTCTCCCATGTACAAGCAGGTGTTCGACCTGACGACGGGGCGCTGCCTCGACGTCGCGGGAAAGGCGCCCGTCCGCGGCGCAGCCCCGGACCTGCGGACCTGGCCCGTGCGGGTTCGCGACGGGCTCGTGGAGGTCGGGACGTGA